The nucleotide sequence tgttgggtttaatgatggtgcttaattgggattgagaggatgtctatcttctcaatgtttaacaaccatcatgatagttaaataaaatttattcctttgcagtagggaaaaattggttttaTGCAAAACtgaaaccatagagctttccaccagccatatatgcatgtagtatagcatatttctaTTCATTACTatttatgtgttacattgccagcatattccatgtgctgacccgttttcgggctgcaacgttcatgttgcagacttttcagacggcgagcaaggtgcttttaggtcgtggttctatagtcagtgatgccgttggagttgatggactcacttatcttccaagtcttccgctgttatcgttattacatgaccttaagacatatttattgtaataagttctcttttgagacattcgatgtaataagtgtgtgattgttactctgttataaatccttcgagtactgtacgtgtcagcattactgatccagagatgacactgaagcacagagatcagactgtttgacaTCTGGTCGCTACATGGACCGTCTCCCCAGAGCCCACATATCACCCCATCTCCTTTTGGTTCGCCTGACCCACTTTCCACAGTCCGAATTTGAGGGATGCGGCTGGATGGTCGCAGTGGCGAGTCTACTATCAGGGCTTAAACAGGCTCAAGCCTACCCTCTAAATAACAATATTTTTTTACTACTATTACTAGTACTTTCATCCCAGCTCAATAGTACATCTACTATTAAGTACTAGCAAACACACAACGCCACACACGCACACCAAACAGGCACCACATGCGAATGCCCAGCCTCTATCTATTAGTTCATGTACTGTTAACTAATTTAGTGTCCAAAGAAATGTATTTGCAAAAAAGAAGTGTACAAAAATGAGTATGCATGCATGTACTCCTCGCACTAAACCTAAACCTATCCCAGCTAATTTGAACCCCGATAGCCTTCCCTTAACTGTTGTGGTTGTAATCCCTCTTCCAACTTATATGGACAACAAGATGGGGATATAACGATTATTCTGCAAGATAAATTCAAATTTTGGTTCAAAAATTCATATGTTTTTTTCAAAAATCCTAGAAAAAATCTAGTTAATACTACATGTTTTAAGTAGTAATGTGGAAAATTCTAAGCTTATTTTGACAACAAGGTTGGGACATCATGTTTTTTTAAAGAAAGAGAGCTTAGTTTTCCCACTGTTGACTTTAGCctacccatcattttcttcctagaTTCGCCACTGGATGGTCAGGCTGTCCGCAGACATGTTGATGCCCTAAAATTGAGCCCAAAAGCAAAGGGTTGGAGTTAGTATCTAATTATGACATGAGTTGTGGTATATACATAGTAGTGCTTTAGAACAAATCATTGTTTTTATTAATAGTTGTGAAACCAATTAAAACtatgaagaaaaaatagaattcacgaacattttttggaattcagGAATATTTTAAAGTTCACAAACATATTTTAATTTGCCAACTTTTTTCAAATTCTAAGACATAGTTTGAAATTCATGAATGTTTTTTAATTCACGGGTATTTCTATTAAACTCGACATTTTTTAATTCACGACATTTATAAATTCTAAGTATTTTTTTAAAATGCATGACTTATTTTGATTTAATGAAGTTCTTCAAATAAAAATAAAGGATAACCGGTTTTCTCTGAGCTTGCAGAGGAGCGAGCGACGGAGCATGGAGCCGAGCTGAGTGAGCAAGAGCTTCATGGGTCAGCCCATGTGAGCGTTATAGCAGCAATTTCGCAGTTTAAACATGAAATAAGGACTCTCAAGAGGCTCATACAACCACCACTGACTGACACCGAGCCAAACATGTAAGGACACCACAACCACGCACCTAACAACTCCACTCTCCTCTTAGAACAAATATCATCTCCAACAATAGTCCAACACGATATATGAATGAAAAAACATTACAAGAACATAACTAAAACCCAAGCCAACGTAGATAAAAAAACAACCGACCATAATAACCTGCTAAAGAAAAAAGAGCTAATCACACAAGTGAAGAACGCGCAGCGAAGTGCGCATTAACCTCTAGTAGATATTATATACGGAAccatcatataaaataaaccgtgtAAATTTCATTTGATGCGCCCGTCAAAGCGTTGGATTCCGAATGTATACATGCACTTGTTTTTGAAATAAGTAGAAGAATATTCTTCAGAAACTATCCTTGTCATGTTTTCTCTTCCTCATCTGATGTTTCTTGCATGTCGAAACGTGGCAACTTTTTGCTCGACCCATCAAAATTAGCATGTCCCCAAAAGCCTTCTCATCCTTGGTGACAATGAGAGGAGGAGAGGGACTGGTCTTATAATATTGTTTTGTTTTAATCTCCCATATCTAAGATATGTTGTTACATCAAGAAAAGTATATAGTCACGAAAAGTAGTAGCTTGGATTCCAGGCAAATGAGTTCGGCGTTGGTTGGATTAGTCCATCTCCATCCCCATCTTCAATAGGTGCATCTCTTTCACTCACCTTTCATGAGCACACACACGTGTAAATTATCATTGGCATGGTGCTCTAATACTGAGCTCAAAAGTGAAGACTTTGGCCGGCCTAGAATTACGTGGTCCAGATTTATGCCCAGCCTACTCGCTGTTTTATTAGTAATTCTAGGACCAGTCATTGCTTTTTTTTAGCGATCGATCCGTTAGACGCGTGTATTCATATAACCACATGTTCTAACGCATTACTCATCTAATGACGAAGACATGGTTATCAATCTCATTTGGTTTTTCTCTATGTGGGAACAAGGGAACACATAATAGGTTGTGTGCATGAATTGCGACCAAGCTTGCGGAATGGTGATAGGCACTTGTTTATGTTTCTACTATGTCGGTATCATCGGACAATATCAGATGGATGTGCTTGTTTTGGTGATGTTTGATATTGCATTTGAATCAGGGGTCCCTCCATGGTAAGTAGGTAAACTACACGACTTTCTCCACTCGCCCCAGAATCAGAAAAATATTCGTCAGAAAATATCCCTGTCGTGTTGTCcctttttttcctcttttctttttttgcatGTCGAAACGTGGCAACTTTTTTTTCTGATCCAACAGAATTAGCATGTCCGCAAAAGCATCCTCATCCTTGGTGACAATGAGAGGTAGACATGGACAGGTCTTATAGTAGTACTCTTTTCTTGTGTTCTCTTATTTATGGAGCATGTTGTCACATGAAGAAATATCTAAGTTGGAGGTGACACAATTTGGTCAATATTTCCTTCAAATTAAGTGTAGAAATCCTTCAAAGTTGCATGGAGTTTCATGTACCGACATCGAAACAATAAAAGGTGGAACACGTTTTCCTACGAAGATGAAGCCGGAACCGAATAATGACACCCACCGCGAAGtagtaggtcgaagtcctccagcCGAGCGAGTTTGGCTTAGAGTGTAGGATTAGTCCATATatatccatctccatctccatctccatctccgtcaccATCTTCGTCCCTCTGACCCCCGAGGAACAaacgaaggaaaggtgggtgaTGACTAGGTAGGTGAGCAATCTATTTTGTTGCCATCACACCCTCTTTTTCTATCACCACACGTCATGTTTGATGAAAGCATGGTAACCTATGTGTCGGTTTGTATGTatgtccagcagaagaaagaaaagCAACTCTTTTCTTTTCAATTTCAAAAtggaaaagaaggaattcttgcCATGTACTGCACTGCAAAAATGCACCCATCAGGCTTGGAATCTTCTGTTCTGGATTTATTTGGGCTAGGCCTGGGCCCGGGACTGGATTTAATTTGGGCTGGGCCTGGGACTGGATTTAATTTGGGCTGGGCTGGGACGGGCCACTTAAGTTCCTTGATGGCTGGGCTGAGATGATGCACGTTGCCTTCTTTCAGCCAACATAATTTGTGTTTCTAAAAAAGACATAATTTGTTTTTCTCAACAACAAACAAAGCAAACATAAATTGTAGGTTACACATAGAATAGAATAAAAAAAATAGATGAACTAACTGGAGGACATAATAAAATGACTCGAAATCAGCAGTTACAAAAGAAAAAAGTAATATTACACTTGCAATTAGACCCTGAGCCACTAGTAAATTATACTTGCAATGTCAGCCACCTAGCATTACATCCCGAGATTTCTTCGTCGTCGACTGACGCTGTGTTTCAAGCAAGAAATCCCAGTAAGAGCTCACTAACAGTACAAGTGTACAACAATGAAGGTTACATTACATCCTCCCTCAGCCTATCAATGCATACATTACCTTTCTACAGGAAGATGGACAGCTCCGGTGGCTGGATGAAGGAGAAGATGGCCTCACCGAACACCTCGTGCAGCGACCCCAGGAGATGCCCGGCGTCTTGGTCCTCCTTCCAGGCCTGCCTCAGCACCGTGGAGACCCTTTGCGCGTGGTTGTTTCCCTGGTCTCTCCGGATCGCGCCTGCTGCTGTCATGCTTTCTACCTTCTGTCCGGAGGATGAGGCCTGCATCATGCTGGGGTTGGGTAGCTGGGCGGAGAACCCGTCCATGCTTCCTGGCATGTTTCCTGCCCCTGGAGCTGCTGAACCCATGGGACTCATCGATACGTCCGACGCCATCTTCTTCAGAGGTGGCTGAGATGCTGAGAGATCTGTACTAGACTTCCGTTTATCTGAGATTTGCGCAAGAACATTAATACCATTATTTTCGCATTTTAACAATTTTGACATTTTGAGTATAATGCATGCATCCAAGAACAAATGGTGTGTCCATCACAGGAATTGCAACCAATACTGCAATGCGACAACTTTTATTAGATTAATTAACAAGTGATGGATCTATTGTAAATATAATGAGCACTTACTTGGGTTGTTGGTTGCAACTCTGCTATTGCTCCTCAGAATCGGCCGAGCTGACGAAGAGAGCAAATTAGGAAATAACTTAAGCCGCTCATACAAGCATTTGCCTGCAGCACACTGAAAAAATGGATAGAGGAGTAAGCAACATAAATAGCCATTGGCAGGTGCAACCATAAGGTATAGTGAACATAAACTGGTAAGTAGCTAAAAAATCAGGAGTTGGGGCACAGGCAGTAAAAATGAAAGGTTTTCTCTTTACTAGCCCACAGTCCCACACCACTTAACACAAAACCCTATCTCTATTCAATCTCATTACTCCTGATGAGATCTGACAAGAGAGGCCCCATGTCAATTGACTGGTGGACCTAAGCCTTCTCAACTTTTCTATCTGCCTGGCACCATATTCAGTACCATCTTGCACCTTGTGTTAACTTTTTTTGTCTAAGTAGGTGTGGGTCAGTGCAAAAAAATGAAATCAAACTTGTCCCTGAAATGCACCATATTCAGTAGCATCTCACACTTCTCTTGTGGATGACAGGGGGGCCACAACAACTGACATATGGGTCCTACATCCTATCCCAGCTGTCATACCCTGTTTGGTGGAATAAGATAGTGCAGGTCTGTGGTTTTGTGTTAACTGTTTTTGTTGAAGTAGGTGTGGGTCAGTGCAAAATCAAAAAATCAAACTTGTTTCTGAACTACAGAACTAACCAGCAGGGCACCATAAACACGCCATGCTTCCTTTCGTTTCATTTCATTTGATTGCTTCTCAAGTTGTAATTCAGGATCCAAAAGTTGCATGTACGTCTGGAGGTTGGGCAAAAGCAGAAGCCTAATCTGCTAATCAACAAAAATTGTCAGTGAATAATATTTCAATATTGCTCTGAAGTTTTCACCTAACTGAAGATTGAACAGGGCCTACCGCACTGGGCCCCAATGCAGATATCCCTTGAACAGCACCATAATGTTGCGTCAATGCTTTATGAGGGTCAAGAAATGCGTGGACCAGTGTCTTTGTTAACCGGATTTGGAGATTGTGATACACATGACCATACCTACGCAAAAAATTCAAGTTAACTGAGAGCAACGGAAAATGCACCAATGTTAAATCTAGTAAAATTTTGCCATATACGTGGCCTAGAGAAATCTGTGAACAATATAACAGTTGATTTAGTAAATACACAGAATGACTACAACCATAGCTTATGTAGCAGGATCATGCATTAAGGAAGTGGTTTAACTTTTGATATTTAAGTGGTAAATTAACTGACAGCAAGCGTTCATGTCTCTTTGAAGATAACACAAACTTAAGATGGCCCCAAGAAGAAATAAAAAACATTTGATGGAGGAATGGTAGGGAATGGAGGTAGAACCTCTACTGATTTACCACCAAGCTGCCCTCATACTTAGCACAGAATACTACATCATACTTTAAAGAAGTTGCATATACATTCCAAATAATCTTGAGAATCTCAGGATACACTCACCTCCGACATACTGAAGCAACCAAATTGGCAGAGAAGTCTCTAAGCTCCCAATGGTTGTCTGAAAGCCTGTGCCCAAGCCTTTTCGCGACGATGCAAGTGATCATTGATGGCATCAACTGATGCAACTGGCAATAAACAAGTGTTGCCATTTTAGAAGTAATATGCTGAAAACAGAACTGTCCAACGCTTTAACGAAACAACTAGCAGGCAAAGTATCAACACTTGATGGTCAACCACTTACATATGGTTCAATATGAATGTGAGGATTACGGAGAAGGCTTTGGACAACACGCATGAGAGCAAATAGGACAGGAAGGTCGGCCAAACTCCTGGTAACCTGAAATTTATGCACATGTGCAGTTTAAGGTAATGCCCAGTTCAGCCACGTAGCTACGAAAGTAAGATTACTACCTCATCTGCAATGAAGTACGAAAAGTAAGGAACCAACGGGTGAAGGCCTGAGTCTTTAGACAAGCTCACTAATGCTTCTCTAAAAACTGGGGTGCTTGATCTACTCATAGTAAGCTCTGCTATTTTATCGAAGTACATCTGCAAAGTCAACAAGTAAAGAGGAATATAAATTTCTCATAAAGATCTAAATTAAAAGATAGTTATATACTTGTATACATTTCATAATCACAATACCTGGAGTTCTCTAGATAATATATGCTTAACAGGAAGCTTGATGTCAACTGGTAGTCCATCATCCTTCGCATGCTCTGTCCTTTTATTTTCAGTTGGTGCTGAAATTGCTGGTGTAAAATATTGGTGTCAGAGAGCATAGAACAAATACAGGTAAAAAGTTAAACAATACGACATGGATATAAACAAACACGCTATGGACCTATGGACTGTTGCTAGCAACTGTGCATTGATTTAATCAAGCATGGACCTATGGACTGTTGATACATGCCATAGAGGGAAATCCATTTTCACCTGTCTAACTCACCCCCTGAACTCTAAACCGAACTCTAAACCGAACACAACACATCCGAACTATTTCCTAGCAACTGTGCATTGATTTAATGAAGCATGGACCTATGGACTGTTAATATATGCCACAGAGGGAAATCCATTTTCACCTGTCTAACTCAACACCTGAACTCTAAAC is from Triticum aestivum cultivar Chinese Spring chromosome 1B, IWGSC CS RefSeq v2.1, whole genome shotgun sequence and encodes:
- the LOC123102793 gene encoding transcription initiation factor TFIID subunit 6 isoform X1, with translation MSIVPKETIEVIAQSIGIPSLPADVSAALAPDVEYRLREIMQEAIKCMRHAKRTVLTADDVDSALSLRNVEPVYGFASGDPLRFKRAVGHKDLFYIDDREVDFKEIIEAPLPKAPLDTAVVAHWLAIEGVQPAIPENPPIDAISAPTENKRTEHAKDDGLPVDIKLPVKHILSRELQMYFDKIAELTMSRSSTPVFREALVSLSKDSGLHPLVPYFSYFIADEVTRSLADLPVLFALMRVVQSLLRNPHIHIEPYHITSKMATLVYCQLHQLMPSMITCIVAKRLGHRLSDNHWELRDFSANLVASVCRRYGHVYHNLQIRLTKTLVHAFLDPHKALTQHYGAVQGISALGPSAQIRLLLLPNLQTYMQLLDPELQLEKQSNEMKRKEAWRVYGALLCAAGKCLYERLKLFPNLLSSSARPILRSNSRVATNNPNKRKSSTDLSASQPPLKKMASDVSMSPMGSAAPGAGNMPGSMDGFSAQLPNPSMMQASSSGQKVESMTAAGAIRRDQGNNHAQRVSTVLRQAWKEDQDAGHLLGSLHEVFGEAIFSFIQPPELSIFL
- the LOC123102793 gene encoding transcription initiation factor TFIID subunit 6 isoform X2, whose amino-acid sequence is MSIVPKETIEVIAQSIGIPSLPADVSAALAPDVEYRLREIMQEAIKCMRHAKRTVLTADDVDSALSLRNVEPVYGFASGDPLRFKRAVGHKDLFYIDDREVDFKEIIEAPLPKAPLDTAVVAHWLAIEGVQPAIPENPPIDAISAPTENKRTEHAKDDGLPVDIKLPVKHILSRELQMYFDKIAELTMSRSSTPVFREALVSLSKDSGLHPLVPYFSYFIADEVTRSLADLPVLFALMRVVQSLLRNPHIHIEPYLHQLMPSMITCIVAKRLGHRLSDNHWELRDFSANLVASVCRRYGHVYHNLQIRLTKTLVHAFLDPHKALTQHYGAVQGISALGPSAIRLLLLPNLQTYMQLLDPELQLEKQSNEMKRKEAWRVYGALLCAAGKCLYERLKLFPNLLSSSARPILRSNSRVATNNPNKRKSSTDLSASQPPLKKMASDVSMSPMGSAAPGAGNMPGSMDGFSAQLPNPSMMQASSSGQKVESMTAAGAIRRDQGNNHAQRVSTVLRQAWKEDQDAGHLLGSLHEVFGEAIFSFIQPPELSIFL